The Xenopus tropicalis strain Nigerian chromosome 7, UCB_Xtro_10.0, whole genome shotgun sequence genome includes a region encoding these proteins:
- the dvl1 gene encoding segment polarity protein dishevelled homolog DVL-1 isoform X3 gives MVTSSFLDCFGRVSVPQRQRYPFPTSGLAWKRGHARLPWPLGPIRCHPEAQPHVGRFPRINGHPKLDRIRDPGGYDSASTVMSSELESSSFVDSDEDENTSRLSSSTEQSTSSRLIRKHKRRRRKQKMRQIDRSSSFSSITDSTMSLNIITVTLNMEKYNFLGISIVGQSNDRGDGGIYIGSIMKGGAVAADGRIEPGDMLLQVNDVNFENMSNDDAVRVLREIVSKPGPISLTVAKCWDPTPRSYFTIPRAEPVRPIDPAAWITHTSALTGAYPRYGMSPSMSIITCTSSSLTSSKPESEKQEDSPLSVKSDMATIVKVMQLPDSGLEIRDRMWLKITISNAVIGADVVDWLYTHVEGFKERREARKYASSMLKHGYLRHTVNKITFSEQCYYVFGDLCGNVAALNLNEGSSGTSDQDTLAPLPHPAAPWPLGQGYSYQYPLAPPCFPPTYQEPGFSYGSGSAGSQHSEGSKSSGSSRSNREGKRSSGREKDRRSTGSGSGSDRAPRSGGSKNERPLSQHSHHSHSSVSRSQRSHRSSHHSHGPPGLPPLFSLPKIGNKVYGTSGPPGGPPVRELANVPPELTGSRQSFQKAMGNPCEFFVDIM, from the exons ATGGTCACTTCATCATTCCTGGATTGTTTTGGGAGAGTAAGTGTCCCACAGCGCCAACGGTACCCTTTTCCCACGTCAGGCCTTGCTTGGAAGAGAGGTCATGCTCGTCTACCATGGCCTCTGGGGCCCATTCGCTGTCATCCAGAAGCCCAGCCTCATGTGGGTCGCT TTCCCAGGATCAATGGGCACCCAAAGCTGGATCGAATACGGGACCCAGGAGGATATGACAGTGCTTCCACCGTGATGAGCAGTGAACTGGAATCCAGCAGCTTTGTTGACTCTGATGAGGACGAGAACACAAGCAG GTTAAGCAGCTCCACGGAACAGAGCACATCTTCTAGACTTATTCGCAAACACAAACGGCGACGACGGAAGCAAAAGATGCGCCAGATTGATCGA TCATCGTCCTTCAGCAGTATCACAGACTCCACCATGTCCCTAAATATTATCACAGTAACACTAAATATGG agAAGTACAACTTTTTAGGCATCAGTATTGTTGGACAGAGCAATGATCGGGGAGATGGAGGGATTTATATTGGGTCTATAATGAAAGGAGGAGCTGTAGCAGCAGATGGTCGTATTGAGCCTGGAGACATGCTACTGCAG GTGAATGATGTCAACTTTGAGAATATGAGCAATGACGATGCAGTGAGAGTCCTACGGGAAATTGTCTCAAAGCCAGG GCCAATCAGTCTGACTGTGGCAAAATGCTGGGATCCAACACCTAGAAGCTATTTTACCATTCCCCGGG CGGAACCTGTGAGGCCGATAGACCCTGCAGCTTGGATCACTCATACCTCAGCCTTGACGGGAGCATACCCCCGTTACGGTATGAGCCCCTCCATGAGCATCATCACATGCACCAGCTCCTCATTAACAAGCTCTAAACCTGAGTCGGAAA AACAGGAAGATTCTCCACTGTCTGTAAAGAGCGACATGGCCACTATAGTAAAGGTGATGCAGTTGCCTGATTCAGGCCTGGAGATCCGGGACCGCATGTGGTTAAAAATAACTATCTCCAATGCAGTTATAG GAGCTGACGTTGTGGACTGGCTCTACACACATGTTGAAGGCTTCAAAGAACGCAGAGAGGCCAGAAAATATGCCAGCAGCATGTTAAAACATGGCTACCTCAGGCACACAGTCAACAAAATCACCTTTTCTGAGCAATGCTATTATGTATTTGGAGACCTGTGTGGCA ATGTGGCAGCTCTAAATCTTAATGAAGGGTCGAGTGGTACATCAGATCAGGACACTCTGGCCCCACTCCCACATCCTGCTGCCCCATGGCCTTTAGGGCAAGGTTACTCTTATCAGTATCCTCTTGCCCCCCCCTGCTTTCCACCAACCTACCAGGAACCAGGATTTAGCTATGGCAGTGGCAGTGCTGGGAGCCAGCATAGCGAAG GCAGTAAAAGCAGTGGCTCCAGCCGTAGCAATCGAGAAGGGAAAAGGTCATCTGGCCGAGAGAAGGACCGCAGGTCCACAGGAAGTGGCAGTGGGTCCGACCGTGCACCTCGCAGTGGAGGCAGCAAAAATGAGAGGCCCCTGAGTCAGCACAGCCACCACAGTCACAGCTCAGTGTCACGGAGTCAACGTAGTCACCGCAGCAGCCACCACTCCCACGGTCCACCTGGTCTTCCCCCTCTTTTCAGCCTGCCAAAGATCGGGAACAAGGTGTATGGTACTAGTGGACCGCCAGGTGGGCCTCCAGTTCGAGAGCTTGCCAATGTCCCCCCAGAACTGACCGGAAGCAGGCAGTCCTTTCAGAAGGCCATGGGAAACCCTTGTGAATTCTTTGTGGACATCATGTGA
- the cptp gene encoding ceramide-1-phosphate transfer protein isoform X1 has translation MSSTEEKFSLKEVLVSFKSCLVDDDQDIIVEQYLNGWKGLVRFMNSLGTIFSFVSKDAVTKIQIMENYLAGTNGERYRTLQSMVEHELSSDLVDLTKRCNNPDSGCRTILRLHRALRWLQLFLEKLRTSNEDSKTSTLCTEAYNDSLANFHPWIIRKTATVAFLALPTRNTFFEVMNVGTTEEVVAMLGESMPYVTKVYDFTHEIYSQHNLLELP, from the exons ATGTCCAGCACAGAGGAGAAGTTCTCTCTCAAGGAGGTCTTGGTGAGCTTCAAGTCCTGCTTAGTAGATGATGACCAAGACATCATTGTGGAACAGTACCTGAATGGTTGGAAAGGCCTAGTGAG ATTTATGAACTCCTTGGGAACCATATTCTCCTTTGTTTCTAAGGATGCTGTAACTAAAATTCAGATAATGGAAAACTACTTGGCAGGGACAAACGGTGAGCGATATCGAACTCTGCAATCCATGGTTGAACATGAGCTAAGTTCTGACTTGGTGGATCTGACAAAGCGCTGTAATAACCCAGATTCAGGGTGCCGCACTATACTGCGCTTACACCGTGCCCTGCGCTGGCTGCAGCTCTTCTTGGAGAAGTTAAGAACAAGCAATGAGGATAGTAAAACCTCAACTCTATGTACAGAGGCATACAATGATTCTCTGGCCAACTTCCACCCGTGGATCATCCGCAAAACCGCAACTGTTGCATTCCTTGCCCTTCCCACGCGCAATACGTTTTTTGAAGTAATGAATGTGGGCACAACAGAAGAGGTTGTGGCTATGCTTGGAGAGTCCATGCCGTATGTCACAAAAGTATATGACTTTACTCATGAAATATACTCGCAGCATAATCTGCTTGAGTTACCCTAA